GAAGGTGTAGGCCATGTTGACGAAGGGGTTTTGGTAGAGCTGCTGAGAGCGTTGTATGGCAGCGACCTGCGCGGCGGTGGTGGCGGGGTCAAGTCCGGAGGACTGGACCTTGTGAATCTGCGCGGCGAAGTAGCTATCCATGA
Above is a genomic segment from Terriglobales bacterium containing:
- a CDS encoding DUF4199 domain-containing protein, coding for MDSYFAAQIHKVQSSGLDPATTAAQVAAIQRSQQLYQNPFVNMAYTFMEPLPVGLIITLISAAILRRKAPVEPTTARAVMTT